One genomic window of Leptospira paudalimensis includes the following:
- a CDS encoding CBS domain-containing protein: MFFWIHDGRISPNPPQIQPNRVPMVHPSGKPSAPAIGEGEPGTTPTGSFLHRTPGDVYKESSLPTEKPVFFLHEIMTNPVWTKTQDETIETCLDFMMEKGIRHLPVTNESGKLVGFVSDRDLLDKMKSYEKGMPVSDAMIKRVLVGTAGAEIRQVTKVLLEERIGCLPIVNDDNLPIGIITRSDLLRLLLKYPNLSLTV; the protein is encoded by the coding sequence ATGTTCTTTTGGATCCATGACGGCCGAATTTCCCCCAATCCCCCGCAAATCCAACCCAATCGTGTCCCAATGGTCCACCCATCCGGCAAACCTTCAGCACCAGCCATTGGGGAAGGAGAACCAGGAACAACTCCCACTGGCTCTTTTCTCCACCGAACTCCAGGGGATGTTTACAAAGAATCCTCCCTTCCGACAGAAAAACCTGTTTTTTTCCTCCACGAGATCATGACAAATCCCGTTTGGACCAAAACCCAAGACGAAACCATCGAAACTTGCCTCGACTTTATGATGGAGAAAGGAATCCGACACCTTCCTGTTACCAACGAGTCGGGAAAACTAGTGGGATTTGTTTCTGACAGGGATTTGTTAGACAAAATGAAATCCTATGAAAAGGGAATGCCTGTTTCAGATGCTATGATCAAACGAGTATTAGTTGGAACTGCAGGTGCAGAAATCAGGCAGGTGACAAAGGTTTTACTTGAAGAAAGAATTGGTTGTTTGCCGATCGTAAATGACGATAATTTACCTATTGGAATCATCACAAGATCAGATTTACTTCGACTTCTTTTGAAATATCCCAATTTGAGTTTAACGGTTTAA